A single region of the Drosophila takahashii strain IR98-3 E-12201 chromosome 2R, DtakHiC1v2, whole genome shotgun sequence genome encodes:
- the LOC108069614 gene encoding uncharacterized protein, producing the protein MHRSVSVLKMKVLIALVVLMSLGPLASAIFKHLSNECAKKHGVTPYLIENHPTSSQVKCYYYCQLEKLEILANGVINPFDVSVLNVTEKNYHEYSIKIKLCLSMSHHNKCELGYMVFQCLKRHLEGLN; encoded by the exons ATGCATCGATCAGTTTCAGTTCTTAAAATGAAGGTCTTGATTGCTCTGGTTGTTTTGATGTCCCTTGGCCCTCTGGCCTCTGCTATTTTC AAACATTTAAGTAATGAGTGCGCAAAAAAACATGGAGTCACTCCATATCTTATTGAGAACCATCCCACCAGTAGTCAAGTCAAGTGCTATTACTATTGTCAACTAGAAAAGCTCGAAATACTTGCCAATGGCGTTATCAACCCTTTCGATGTTTCCGTACTTAACGTAACTGAGAAGAACTACCACGAGTACAGTATAAAGATTAAGCTGTGCTTGTCGATGTCACACCACAACAAATGTGAGCTCGGCTATATGGTATTCCAATGCCTTAAAAGACACCTCGaaggtttaaattaa
- the Obp51a gene encoding uncharacterized protein Obp51a gives MHRSVSVLKMKVLIALVVLMSLGPLASAIFKHLADECIKKHGITPYLIENNPTSSQVKCFYYCQLEKLEILANGVVNPFDVSVLNVTEKNYAEYGIKIKLCLSILNHNKCELGYMVFQCLKRHLDKLN, from the exons ATGCATCGATCAGTTTCAGTTCTCAAAATGAAGGTATTGATTGCTCTGGTTGTTTTGATGTCCCTTGGCCCTCTGGCCTCTGCTATTTTC aAACATTTAGCAGATGAGTGCATAAAAAAACATGGAATCACTCCATATCTTATAGAAAACAATCCCACAAGTTCTCAAGTCAAGTGCTTTTATTATTGCCAATTGGAAAAGCTCGAAATACTGGCCAATGGAGTTGTCAACCCTTTTGATGTGTCCGTACTTAACGTAACTGAGAAGAACTACGCCGAGTACGGTATAAAGATTAAGCTGTGCTTGTCAATATTAAACCATAATAAATGTGAGCTCGGCTATATGGTATTCCAGTGCCTAAAAAGACACCtcgacaaattaaattaa
- the LOC108069776 gene encoding uncharacterized protein, producing the protein MHRSVSVLKMKVLIALVVLMSLGPLASAIFKHLANECAKKHGITPYLIENFPQSNQVKCYYHCQLEKLEIIANGVVNPFDVSVLNVTEANYNEFGIKIKPCLTILNAKNCELGYLVFECLKRHFDELNQ; encoded by the exons ATGCATCGATCAGTATCAGTTCTCAAAATGAAGGTCTTGATTGCTCTGGTTGTTTTGATGTCCCTTGGCCCTTTGGCCTCTGCTATTTTC AAACATTTAGCAAATGAGTGCGCAAAAAAACATGGAATCACTCCATATCTCATTGAGAACTTTCCACAAAGTAATCAAGTCAAGTGCTATTATCATTGTCAATTGGAAAAGCTGGAAATAATTGCCAATGGCGTTGTCAACCCTTTCGATGTGTCCGTACTTAACGTAACTGAGGCGAACTACAACGAGTTTGGTATAAAGATAAAGCCATGCTTGACAATATTAAACGCCAAAAATTGTGAGCTCGGCTATTTGGTATTCGAGTGCCTAAAAAGACACTTTGATgaattaaatcaataa